A region from the Coffea arabica cultivar ET-39 unplaced genomic scaffold, Coffea Arabica ET-39 HiFi ptg000055l, whole genome shotgun sequence genome encodes:
- the LOC113719176 gene encoding F-box/kelch-repeat protein At1g67480-like — protein sequence MPNFVSGKKRATELNMCFSNALEQGAPPHSKGGSCLTLKFVDGIHSPILPGLPDDVAMYCLALVPRTNFPAMGVVCKRWRSFIQSKEFIRVRKLVGMLEEWLYVLTVDSQGNGSHWEVIDCLGQKHNEFPPMPGCEKVGFGVVVLNGKLLVIAGYAMIDGNRSPSADVYQYDSCLNSWSKLADMNVARYDFACAEVNGMVYAVGGYGMDGESLSCAEVYDPDADKWTVIESLRRPRWGCFACGFEGKLYVMGGRSSFTIGNSRFVDVYNTERHTWCEMKNGCVMVTAHAVVGKKLFCIEWKNQRKLAIFDSEDNSWKMVPVPVTGSSSIRFQFGILDGKLLLFSLQEDPGYTTLLYDPNAPPGSEWQTSVIKPSGSCMCSVTIKA from the exons ATGCCTAATTTTGTTAGTGGAAAGAAGAGAGCTACCGAGTTGAACATGTGTTTCTCCAACGCTCTCGAGCAGGGTGCTCCACCTCACTCAAAAGGGGGTTCCTGCTTAACTCTAAAGTTCGTTGATGGTATCCATAGTCCTATCTTGCCTGGATTGCCCGATGATGTGGCAATGTACTGTCTTGCACTTGTTCCTCGAACTAATTTTCCTGCTATGGGTGTTGTTTGCAAAAGATGGAGGTCTTTTATCCAAAGTAAGGAATTTATCCGGGTTAGAAAACTAGTTGGCATGCTCGAGGAGTGGCTTTATGTCCTAACTGTTGACTCTCAAGGAAATGGGAGCCACTGGGAGGTTATAGACTGTTTGGGACAGAAACACAATGAATTCCCCCCAATGCCTGGTTGTGAGAAAGTTGGTTTTGGCGTGGTAGTTCTCAATGGAAAGCTTCTCGTAATTGCTGGTTATGCCATGATTGATGGAAATAGATCGCCCTCTGCTGATGTTTATCAGTATGATTCTTGCCTCAACag CTGGAGTAAGCTAGCGGACATGAATGTTGCACGCTATGATTTTGCTTGTGCTGAGGTAAATGGCATGGTCTATGCGGTTGGCGGCTATGGGATGGATGGTGAATCTCTCTCATGTGCTGAAGTGTATGACCCTGATGCTGACAAGTGGACTGTAATTGAGAGTCTTCGCCGACCACGGTGGGGATGCTTTGCTTGCGGATTTGAAGGAAAGCTCTATGTAATGGGAGGTCGATCGAGTTTCACAATTGGAAATTCAAGGTTTGTCGATGTGTATAACACTGAGAGGCACACCTGGTGTGAGATGAAAAATGGTTGTGTCATGGTCACCGCTCATGCTGTGGTGGGGAAGAAACTTTTTTGTATTGAGTGGAAAAACCAGCGGAAGCTGGCTATATTTGACTCAGAGGATAATTCATGGAAGATGGTGCCAGTTCCAGTAACTGGGAGCTCAAGCATCCGATTCCAGTTTGGCATACTGGATGGAAaacttcttttattttcactgcAGGAGGATCCCGGTTACACTACCCTTCTGTATGATCCAAACGCACCCCCTGGCTCAGAGTGGCAGACCTCAGTGATAAAGCCATCCGGTTCGTGCATGTGCAGCGTCACAATCAAGGCATAA
- the LOC113717935 gene encoding nuclear pore complex protein NUP54-like isoform X1 yields the protein MFGTPSSAPPFGTPSSTPAFGTPSSTPAFGTPSSTPAFATPSSSPAFGTPSTPSFGTGFGTSLFSTPFSQQQSQQSSFFQTPQSSSPFGLSTPFAATQVQSSPFGQPAVTPALPFGNVQLTTQMAPVAPLPFSLADRDIQAIVDAYKEEPGNPKYAFKHLLFSVTEPQYRVKPAGVSDIMWAEAIGKLEGMESSDRERLWPHLVQGFKDLSQRLKLQDEVIVSDSERLRITQSNVKMLQRHFQADTFPWIRRMQQKEQSLQRRLLRVMRIIEALEGKGCRSPLMKGEAELAEKLASLTRQLKGSGAELSRRVQNLLTLSRVQANGLGGRSMYIPGSTKIHEQSLLDMQEVLQQQTEAIARLGNVLKRDMRDVEIIMAEETEMSED from the exons ATGTTCGGCACCCCATCATCAGCCCCGCCCTTCGGGACTCCCTCCTCAACCCCTGCATTCGGTACCCCCTCTTCGACCCCGGCCTTCGGCACTCCGTCTTCCACCCCTGCCTTCGCCACTCCATCTTCAAGCCCAGCCTTCGGAACGCCGTCCACCCCGTCGTTTGGCACCGGCTTCGGAACCTCACTGTTCTCTACTCCGTTCTCGCAGCAGCAATCGCAGCAGAGCTCTTTCTTTCAGACGCCTCAGAGCTCAAGCCCTTTCGGTCTCTCGACGCCGTTCGCTGCCACCCAAGTGCAGTCTTCTCCGTTTGGTCAGCCCGCTGTGACTCCGGCATTGCCCTTTGGAAATGTTCAATTGACCACTCAGATGGCTCCAGTTGCTCCTCTCCCCTTTTCTCTTGCCGATCGTGATATTCAA GCTATTGTTGATGCTTACAAGGAGGAGCCTGGGAACCCTAAGTATGCATTTAAG CATTTATTGTTCAGCGTGACTGAACCTCAATATAGGGTGAAACCTGCTGGTGTATCAGAT ATAATGTGGGCAGAGGCCATAGGGAAACTTGAAGGCATGGAGAGTTCTGATCGAGAACGACTTTGGCCCCACCTTGTTCAGGGATTTAAAGATCTGTCACAGCGCCTCAAG CTACAAGATGAAGTTATAGTCTCAGATTCTGAGAGATTGCGAATAACACAGAGCAATGTAAAAATG CTTCAAAGGCATTTCCAAGCAGACACTTTTCCTTGGATTCGGAGGATGCAACAAAAGGAGCAGAGTCTCCAGAGGCGCCTCTTAAGG GTAATGCGAATTATAGAGGCATTGGAAGGCAAAGGGTGTCGATCACCTTTGATGAAGGGAGAAGCTGAATTGGCGGAGAAGTTGGCTTCATTAACTCGACAG TTAAAAGGATCAGGAGCAGAACTTTCTAGAAGGGTTCAAAATCTACTGACTCTATCTCGTGTTCAAGCCAATGGCCTTGGTGGTAGATCTATGTATATACCTGGATCAACTAAAATACATGAGCAAAGTCTTTTGGACATGCAGGAG GTCTTGCAACAGCAGACGGAGGCTATTGCTAGGCTTGGCAATGTTTTAAAGAGAGATATGAGGGATGTGGAGATCATCATGGCTGAGGAAACAGAGATGTCAGAAGACTAG
- the LOC113717935 gene encoding nuclear pore complex protein NUP54-like isoform X2 encodes MFGTPSSAPPFGTPSSTPAFGTPSSTPAFGTPSSTPAFATPSSSPAFGTPSTPSFGTGFGTSLFSTPFSQQQSQQSSFFQTPQSSSPFGLSTPFAATQVQSSPFGQPAVTPALPFGNVQLTTQMAPVAPLPFSLADRDIQAIVDAYKEEPGNPKYAFKHLLFSVTEPQYRVKPAGVSDIMWAEAIGKLEGMESSDRERLWPHLVQGFKDLSQRLKLQRHFQADTFPWIRRMQQKEQSLQRRLLRVMRIIEALEGKGCRSPLMKGEAELAEKLASLTRQLKGSGAELSRRVQNLLTLSRVQANGLGGRSMYIPGSTKIHEQSLLDMQEVLQQQTEAIARLGNVLKRDMRDVEIIMAEETEMSED; translated from the exons ATGTTCGGCACCCCATCATCAGCCCCGCCCTTCGGGACTCCCTCCTCAACCCCTGCATTCGGTACCCCCTCTTCGACCCCGGCCTTCGGCACTCCGTCTTCCACCCCTGCCTTCGCCACTCCATCTTCAAGCCCAGCCTTCGGAACGCCGTCCACCCCGTCGTTTGGCACCGGCTTCGGAACCTCACTGTTCTCTACTCCGTTCTCGCAGCAGCAATCGCAGCAGAGCTCTTTCTTTCAGACGCCTCAGAGCTCAAGCCCTTTCGGTCTCTCGACGCCGTTCGCTGCCACCCAAGTGCAGTCTTCTCCGTTTGGTCAGCCCGCTGTGACTCCGGCATTGCCCTTTGGAAATGTTCAATTGACCACTCAGATGGCTCCAGTTGCTCCTCTCCCCTTTTCTCTTGCCGATCGTGATATTCAA GCTATTGTTGATGCTTACAAGGAGGAGCCTGGGAACCCTAAGTATGCATTTAAG CATTTATTGTTCAGCGTGACTGAACCTCAATATAGGGTGAAACCTGCTGGTGTATCAGAT ATAATGTGGGCAGAGGCCATAGGGAAACTTGAAGGCATGGAGAGTTCTGATCGAGAACGACTTTGGCCCCACCTTGTTCAGGGATTTAAAGATCTGTCACAGCGCCTCAAG CTTCAAAGGCATTTCCAAGCAGACACTTTTCCTTGGATTCGGAGGATGCAACAAAAGGAGCAGAGTCTCCAGAGGCGCCTCTTAAGG GTAATGCGAATTATAGAGGCATTGGAAGGCAAAGGGTGTCGATCACCTTTGATGAAGGGAGAAGCTGAATTGGCGGAGAAGTTGGCTTCATTAACTCGACAG TTAAAAGGATCAGGAGCAGAACTTTCTAGAAGGGTTCAAAATCTACTGACTCTATCTCGTGTTCAAGCCAATGGCCTTGGTGGTAGATCTATGTATATACCTGGATCAACTAAAATACATGAGCAAAGTCTTTTGGACATGCAGGAG GTCTTGCAACAGCAGACGGAGGCTATTGCTAGGCTTGGCAATGTTTTAAAGAGAGATATGAGGGATGTGGAGATCATCATGGCTGAGGAAACAGAGATGTCAGAAGACTAG